The genomic segment TTCAGCTCCACGTAAGATAGCCAAAGTACGATTGAGCAATCGACATGATATATTTGCTCACATTCCGGGCGAAGGTCATAATTCGCAGGAACATTCTATGGTCTTAATAAGAGGAGGTAGAGTTAAAGATTTGCCAGGTGTTAAATCCCATTGTATTCGAGGAGTCAAGGATTTGTTGGGAATTCCGGATCGAAGAAGAGGCAGATCAAAATATGGTGCAGAAAAACCCAAATCGATATGAATGGAGGATGCCTCTGGAACTTATTTTTATCGGTCAGGAGAGGTACGAAGTCACT from the Vicia villosa cultivar HV-30 ecotype Madison, WI unplaced genomic scaffold, Vvil1.0 ctg.002086F_1_1, whole genome shotgun sequence genome contains:
- the LOC131637801 gene encoding small ribosomal subunit protein uS12m; this encodes MPTLNQLIRHGREEKRRTDRTRASDQCPQKQGVRPRVSTRTPKKPNSAPRKIAKVRLSNRHDIFAHIPGEGHNSQEHSMVLIRGGRVKDLPGVKSHCIRGVKDLLGIPDRRRGRSKYGAEKPKSI